The window CAGGCTATGTCCGCGACAACAGGGGATTTATCGAGGTTCATGTCAATGAGAAATCAAAGCTTATCGTCAATCCTGAGGGCATTGCTGTAGGAGACCTCAAGCCGGAGATTGCAAGAAAAAGCATCAAGGATTTGAAGGATGGAGACCGTGACATTGAGATCTTCGGGACCATTGTCCAGGTCTTTGAGCCGAAATTCTTCGAGGTCTGCCCCGAATGCGGATCCCGCGCAAGGCTCGAGGGCTCTGAGTATCGCTGCAGAAGCCACGGATCCGTCGTTCCTTCCTATTCCTATGTTACCACGATTGTGCTGGATGACGGCACCGAGACGATGAGGATTGCATGCTTCAGGAAAGAGGCAGAATCCCTTTTGGGAATTTCGCAGCAGGAGTTCCAGCAGATCAGGAAGGATCCGGGGGCGTTTGAGCCATGGAAGACTGAGCTGCTCGGCAACCAGATCATTGTGAAGGGAAGGTGCAACCACAACCAGATGTTTGACCGCCTGGAATTTGTTGCAAGCTTCCTCAACACCAGCCCAAATCCGCAGGAGGAGATTGCCCGTCTTGAAGCCAAATGATGGCCAGGACTCATGTTGCTTTTGGAATCCTTGTTGGATTGTTTTTTATAACTCCTTACTCTTTTTTTAATAAAATTGTTTTCATGGCATTCATTATCATTGGAAGCTTGCTTCCTGACATTGACACTCCCAAAAGCAAGCTAGGAAAGAAGATAAAGCCAATAGCCCATCTGTTTTCATTCCTCTTTGGTCACCGCGGCATTCTCCATTCCATTTGGCTCCCTGCTGCGTTATTGATCATTCATTATTATTTTTTTAGCAATACTATCCTGTTCGCTTTGGCAATTGGCTGCATTTCACATTTAGTCTTAGACTCCTTCACAATCCAAGGAATAAACTTCATCCACCCTTTCCAGAAGCTTCATGTCTCTGGGTTTGTGGAGACGGGAAAGATCTTTGAGTTGGCGGTATTCTTCATTATCATATCTATGATTATAGTAAAACTCCTATGAGCGGCAGCTTAGAACATCCAGGATAATCTTTCTCTAAAAAGAGGGAATCCTGCTACCATGCCAAGGAAGATAATGTTTGTCCAAGAAGAGCAAATCCTACTACC of the Candidatus Nanoarchaeia archaeon genome contains:
- a CDS encoding DUF2240 family protein, which produces MIKIPFQEIINKIKEASDLSEEEIHTRIDEKTRQLSGLISKDGAAHIIANELGIRVIDQVSGKLQIKNILSGMRSVETAGKVLENYGVREFNSAGREGKVASFLLGDESGTIRVVSWGATADIAGQLAPGSIVKIVSGYVRDNRGFIEVHVNEKSKLIVNPEGIAVGDLKPEIARKSIKDLKDGDRDIEIFGTIVQVFEPKFFEVCPECGSRARLEGSEYRCRSHGSVVPSYSYVTTIVLDDGTETMRIACFRKEAESLLGISQQEFQQIRKDPGAFEPWKTELLGNQIIVKGRCNHNQMFDRLEFVASFLNTSPNPQEEIARLEAK
- a CDS encoding metal-dependent hydrolase, with product MARTHVAFGILVGLFFITPYSFFNKIVFMAFIIIGSLLPDIDTPKSKLGKKIKPIAHLFSFLFGHRGILHSIWLPAALLIIHYYFFSNTILFALAIGCISHLVLDSFTIQGINFIHPFQKLHVSGFVETGKIFELAVFFIIISMIIVKLL